Sequence from the Chromatiales bacterium genome:
GGTCCGGTATTCGAGTTCCTGTTCGGCATCGACACCTGGCTGCGCAAGCAGGGGCGCCGCGACCGGTTCGAACTGACGTTTTTCTCGCCAGCGCCGCGTCCCGGTGCGCGCATGGGTGAAAAGGCCGTGGATCGCCTGCTCGGCGAGATGTCGCGCCGCGACATTCGCACGCATCTCGGACACAAGCTCAAGGGTTTCGCGCCCGGACGCGTGGAAACCGAGGGCGGCGGGTTTGATACGGACCTGATCCTGTTCATTCCGGGGATGACCGGCCCGGACTGGGCCGCCGACAGCGGACTGGTCCTGTCCGAAGGCGGTTTCATCAAGGCCGACGCGCAGTGCCGCAGCGAGGGTCAGGATCACGTGTTCGTGGCCGGCGATGCCGGCAGCTTCCCGGGGCCGGACTGGAAGCCCAAACAGGCGCACATGGCGGACCTGCAGGCCATCGCAGCGGTCGACAACCTGCTGGCGCAGGCGGCTGGGCGATCTGCCACCGAGACCTTCAGGACCGAACTGATCTGCATCGTGGATTCCGTGACCAGCGGGACGCTCGTCTACCGCGACTCGAAGCGGGCCTTCCAGACCAGGGGGCCGCATCTGCACTGGGCCAAGTCGCTGTTCGAATGGAACTACCTGCGCCCGTATCGGGCCAGGTCGTAACCAGCGCAGTCGCGGTGCCGACTTGATCTTCGGCAACCTCGTCGAACGAGTGCGCGCCGGGGTTCGCCGGATCGCGACCCGCAACCGGATCACCGCACTCA
This genomic interval carries:
- a CDS encoding FAD-dependent oxidoreductase, which produces MRQIVIVGSGFGACTAVRRLRKRGWREDIAVVAPAPELFYFPSLIWVPYGRRDERSLRIDLSGFFRRHDVRFHAARATGLDAESRTLKTDAGDLRYDDLIIASGGRYLRKLPGIENAHIVCAGWAPTKAWSDAFAGMDGGRLAFGFAGNPNEPSAMRGGPVFEFLFGIDTWLRKQGRRDRFELTFFSPAPRPGARMGEKAVDRLLGEMSRRDIRTHLGHKLKGFAPGRVETEGGGFDTDLILFIPGMTGPDWAADSGLVLSEGGFIKADAQCRSEGQDHVFVAGDAGSFPGPDWKPKQAHMADLQAIAAVDNLLAQAAGRSATETFRTELICIVDSVTSGTLVYRDSKRAFQTRGPHLHWAKSLFEWNYLRPYRARS